From a region of the Desulfovibrio sp. JC010 genome:
- the rpmE gene encoding 50S ribosomal protein L31, whose translation MKKDIHPKLHKATVRCHCGYESELYSTIGEEVSTEICSNCHPFYTGKQRFVDTAGRIDRFKKKFGNFDAASKVKGN comes from the coding sequence ATGAAAAAAGATATCCATCCTAAATTGCATAAGGCAACTGTACGTTGCCACTGCGGTTATGAGTCCGAACTCTACTCCACCATTGGTGAAGAGGTGAGCACTGAAATTTGTTCCAACTGCCACCCTTTCTACACTGGTAAGCAGCGTTTTGTTGATACCGCTGGTCGTATCGATCGCTTTAAGAAGAAGTTCGGTAACTTCGACGCAGCAAGCAAAGTTAAGGGCAACTAG
- a CDS encoding TusE/DsrC/DsvC family sulfur relay protein → MAIVEFMGKSFDVDEDGFLLKFEDWCPEWVDFCKESEGIKELNEEHQKVIDFLQDYYKKNGIAPMVRILSKVTGFKLKHIYELFPSGPGKGACKMAGLPKPTGCV, encoded by the coding sequence ATGGCTATCGTAGAATTCATGGGCAAAAGCTTTGACGTTGATGAAGACGGTTTCCTCCTGAAGTTTGAAGACTGGTGCCCTGAGTGGGTTGACTTCTGCAAAGAGTCCGAAGGCATCAAAGAACTCAACGAAGAACACCAGAAAGTTATCGACTTCCTGCAGGACTACTACAAAAAGAACGGTATCGCTCCCATGGTGCGTATCCTCTCCAAAGTAACTGGTTTCAAACTGAAGCACATCTACGAACTGTTCCCCTCCGGTCCCGGTAAGGGAGCTTGTAAGATGGCTGGTCTGCCCAAGCCCACCGGCTGCGTATAG